In Polyangiaceae bacterium, the genomic window CTCGTGGTGCGCCGCGAGCGCACCGGGATCCGGCGCTACGTGCACCTGGCCACGGGCAACTACAACCAGCAGACGGCCCGCCTCTACACCGATCTGTCGCTCTTCACCGCCAACGAGGAGATCGGCGAAGACGCCAGCGCGCTGTTCAACCTGCTCACCGGCTACAGCGCGCCGCCGCGCTGGAATCGCATGATCGTCGCGCCGCTCGGCCTGCACGAGGCCGTGCTGGGGCTCATCGCCCGGGAGACCGAGCACGCGCGCTCGGGACGGCCGGCCAAGATCACCGCGAAGATGAACTCGCTGGTGGACGCCGACGTGATCGCCGCCCTCTACTCGGCCTCTCAGGCGGGCGTCGAGGTCGATCTCCTGGTGCGCGGCATCTGCTGCCTGCGTCCCGGCGTGAAGGGCGCCAGCGAGAACATCCGCGTCCGCGCCGTGGTCGATCGCTTCCTGGAGCACTCGCGCATCTTCCACTTCGGCAACGGCGGCAATGACGAGGTTTACCTGTCGAGCGCCGACTGGATGCCGCGCAACTTCCGGCGCCGGGTCGAGGTGATGTGGCCGGTCCTGGACGAGTCGCTGAAGCGCCGCGTAGTGGACGAGATCCTGGGCACCATGCGCGCCGACACCGCCAAGGGCTGGGTGCTCGAGGACAGCGGCAGCTACGTGCGCGCTCTGACCGAGAAGGACGGCAAGCCGCTGCGCAGCCAGTACCGCTTCATGGAGCTGTCCCGCGAGCGCTCCCGGGAGAGCGAGAAGACCGTGTCGCGCCAGCTCGCCCCAGCGCCAGCGCCGACGAGCGCCCAGACCGCGATGGAGAAGCTGCGCAAGCGCGGCAGCAAGAAGCGGCGCAAGCAGAAGCGGCGGCTGGAGGACTGAAAGGGTCTATGGGCAGCTGTGAGCCGGCTCCGTGGTCCGGGACAGGCCGGCCACCCCGGGGACGGGCGCGAAGGCCGCGAGCAGTCGCGGATCCCCGAGCGCGCGCCGGCGAAACGACGGCATCAGGTGGGTGACGCCGTAGCGCTTCGCGGTCGCCAGGATCGTGTCCAGATCGGCGTTCGGGATCTGGATGCTCCGGTACCCTGTGAGCTCCGTGAGCTGCCAGGGCTCTCGGGTCATCACCACGACGGGTCGATGGAAGCAGCGCGCCTCGCGGTCGAGCGCGCCATGAAGGACGGCGAGCCGCTCCGCCACGGCGTTGTTCTCTCGAACATCACGCAGGGGCATGCCCTTCGCCTGCTCGTGCCAGGGCCATACGAGCAGCAGCGCGGCGGCTGCCACGGTGACCCCGGCACCGGCGCGGATCGCGATCGCCCCCGAGATCGCCGCCACGACCACGAGGGCGAGGACCGCGGGGAGCGTGCGCGACACGGCACCCGAGCCCGAGGCCACGGGGGTGATGCTGATGTGCAGGAAGCAGACGCCGAGGACGTACAGGGACGGCAAGAGCCACCTGGTTCGCCGGAGCTGCCCGAGCAGCGAGCTCTCCGGCGCTCGCCCCGCGACCTTGGCGCCCAAGAGCATCCCTACTCCGAGCGCGAGCGCGAGCAGCGGAACGCCGAGCGCCTCCTTCACCACGTCGAGCGAGCGGTCGAGAGAGGCGCGTTGGCGAAGGAGCAGCGCGTCCCACAACCCCGCACGCGCGAGGTCGCTGAACGACGGCCCCGGCGGGAGCGCGAACAGGTCTTCGTAGTCGACGAGGAACGGCAGCGCGCCGTGCGCGGGCATCAGCCTGCCGGTGCGAGTGAACGAGAGCAGCAGCCAAGGCGCGAGCAGGAGCGCGTATCCTGCACAGAGAACGCCCAATCTACGCAAAAATTGCGAGGGGGGCGACCAGCACAGCTGGGCCACTGCCAGGCTCACGATCACCAGCACGCCGTCGTTGCGGGACAGATGCGCGGCGCCCGCGACGAGGCCGGCGCCGAACAACAACCGCAGATCGCCGGAGTCGCGCGCGCGGATCCCGAGCGTCAGCGCGCCGAGCACGAACACCGCGTAGTACAGGCTCGGATCGGCGCGGACGCTGAAGTGGCCGACGGGCAACGCGAGGAAGACGGCCGCGCACGCGAGGAGCGCAGCCCAGCGCGGCAGGGACGACGTCCTGGCGAAGACCCAGACGAGCGCGGCGAGCGCGACCGACGCGACCACCGCGCAGCGCGCGGCGACCACGACCGACGGCGCCGAGAGCTTCATCACCGCCGCGATGAGCAGCGACGGCAGCGGCATCCAGTAGTCCGGACCAAAGTGCGTGAGGTCCGTGTGGGGAGCCCAGAAGTGCCAGATGTAGTCGATGACGGGCCCCCGCCCGTTGGCGAGGTTCTTGGCGAGCGAGAAGTAGAAGCTGGAGTCGGCGTGGCCGGGGAAGCTCGCTTGTCCCGCCGCCGCCCAGCGTTCGAGGAGAACCATCCAACACACGGGCGCGAACAGCACCGCGACCAGGCCGGTCGCGGTCGCCTCGCGGGCGAGCACTGCGCGCAGCCTCTCGACGAACGCCATGGAGCGCCAGCGAGGCTATCACGGCTCACCCTCGAGACGTGGCTCACCGGTTCACGAAGCTGACGGGACGCTCGCTGAGGCGCTACGTCACTAGCTGATCCACACCGACTTGGTGTCCGTGAGCTCGAGCATACCCTCGCGGCCGAGCTCGCGCCCCCACCCGCTCTGCTTGGTGCCGCCGAACGGCATGCGGGGATCGGAGCGGACGAGGTCGTTCACGAAGACGGCGCCGCAGCGGAGCTCCACCGCCATGCGCGCGCCTTGCTCGCGGTCGGCGGTCCAGACGGCGGCGCCCAGACCAAAAGGGCTCGCGTTGGCGGCGCGCACCGCCGCTCTAGCGTCTTCGACGACGTGAACCGCGGCGGCGGGCCCGAAGGTCTCCTCGTCCCACACCGCCATGCCCGGACCGGCGCCGAGCAGCAGGGTGGGCGGGTACCACCAGCCGTCCCGCGCGGGCGCCTCAGCGCCCAGCAGCACGCGCGCGCCGGCGGCGACCGAGCGCGCGACCTGACCGGCGAGCTCGTCGCGCAGATCGCGGCGGGCCATGGGGCCGACCTGCGTCGTCGGGTCGCGCGGATCGCCGACCCGATGGGCCGCGAGGGCCGAGCGAAAGCGCTCGACGAAGTCGTCGGCGACGGCCCGCTCGACGATGAAGCGCTTGGCGGCGATGCAGCTCTGGCCGTTGTTCAAGAGGCGCGCGCGCGCGGCGACCTCTGCCGCCTGATCGAGATCTGCGTCGGCTAGCACGATGAAGGCGTCGCTGCCGCCGAGCTCGAGCACCGACGGCTTGAGCGCTCGTGCCGCGAGCTCTGCAACGGTCTTGCCGGCGCGAGTGCTGCCGGTCAGCGTCACCGCGGCGATGCGGTCGTCGGCGATCACGCCGGGGAGCTGGTCCACGCGGGCGAAGAGCGAGAGGATCAGCCCTTCGGGGAGATCGGCCTCGGCGCAGGCCGCGACGATGGCCTCGGCGCAGCGTGGGACGTTGGGCGCGTGCTTGAGGACGATGGTGTTCCCGGCGGCCAGGGCGGAGGCGCCGAAGCGGAAGAGCTGCCAGAACGGGAAGTTCCACGGCATGATGGCCAGGATCGGCCCGACGGGATCGTGGCGGACGTAGCTCGCCCTGGCCTCCGTGGGGACCGGCTCGGGCGCGAGCCAGGCCGCGGCGTGCTCGGCGGCGTGCTCGCACGCGAGCGCGCACTTTTCGCTCTCGGCCTTGCCTTGTGCGACGGGCTTGCCCATCTCCTCTGCCATCAGCATCCCGTCCCTTTCGGCGCGCGCACGCAGCGTCGCGCCGAGCCGGCGGAGCGAGGCGGCCCGGGTGGCGATGGGCTCCTCCGACCACGCGCGGAACGCCGCGGCAGAGCGCGTGAGCGCGGCGTCGACCTCGGAGGCGCTGGCCTCGGGACGCTCGAGCACGAGCCGGCCGCTGGACGGATCGACGGAACGAAACTCGGTCAGCATCCCGGCAGCGTACCATCGCGTCATGCGCGCTGACGACGTGTGGCTCACGCAGCGTGGGAGCCAGCGACCTCGTCACCGGCCGAAGAGCCGCGACATGTTGGCTCGGCGTGTGGTGATGGCGGCTCGCCACGTGGACGAAGCGATGGAGATCTTTTCGGACGCGGCGCGCGCGGTCGGTTGGCGCCTACGGCTCGCTCGGCGTGAAATCGATGGGGTTCGTCGGCGCGCCCTGGTGCAGGCCACCCTCGCCGACCCAGTAAATGTAAGCCGGCGCCGGGGCGTCATCCAGGTAGACGTCCACGCGCACCGTGGCGCCCGGGGTCACGTCGAAGGTGAAGCCGTCGAAGTCCAGGGTGTTCGTCGCGACCATCCGCACGCTCCTCGAGTCGCGCCAGTCGAGGTAGTCGGAGCTCTCGAGCTCTTCGGCGGTGAACTCGATCAGCTCGCTGCTGGAGCCGACGGACACGATGATGTCCCAGCGGCAGCTGAGCTTGGAGACCTCGGTGTCGCAGGCGGTGAAGACGCGCCACTTGCCGCCGGTCTGATACTCGACGAAGGCGCCTGCGCCCTGGCCCGGATCGATGTCGGCCAGCGTAGCGCCGGTGTCGATGGTGGCCTTCGCCGCGCTCGTGGGCGGGTAGTAGGGATCGCAATTCGGTCCGTAGCAGTCGTCGTGGTGACCGCGATCGTACATGCAGCCCCCGAGCGCGAGCGAGAGCAGGGCGAGCGAGCCGATGGCGAAGTGTGAGCGAACGTGCATGGTGACCTCAGCGGCGACGACCCGGACGACCGGGATGGGCCGGCGCGGGCGCAGGTGCAGGGGGCCGATACGATGGCGCCGGCGCGGGGGAGGTGCGCGGCGGCGAGGAGCGATACGAGGGCTGCGACGGGCGGGACGGCGCCGCGCTCGGCGGAGAGCTCTCCGAGCGCGAGGGCGCGGCGCGCGACGGGGACGGCGAGCGCGAGGGGTAGCGCGGCTCGGCGCGGTACGGCGAGGGAGCGCTGCGCTGGCCGGCGCTGGGAGCGCGATAGCCCGGCTCGACGCGGCTCGGACCGCCGGGTCCAGAGGGCTGCCGGTAGGAGCGCAAGGGCTCGTTGCTCGTTCCGGGCAAGGTGCGGGAGGCCGGACGCCGATCCGGAACGCGACGCGCGCCGGCGCCGTCGTAGCTGCGACCGCCCGGCGTGATGACCTTCGCGTTGCGCTCGCTCGCCTTCTGCCGCGAGGCCGCCACGGCCTTGGGGTGCGCCGGCGCGTGGGTCTTCGGGATCGCCTTGGCGGGGACGTGCGCTTGCCGCGGCGGCGGCCCGGCCCAGGAAGGGGCGCCGCGCGGCGGGACGTAGCGGTGCGAGTGCGCGGCGATCCGATGCACGTGATAGTGGTCGTGCACGATGTAGCCGTGCAAATGCGAATGGTAGATGTAGGCGCTCGGACAGAACACCCAGGGGGTGTAGAATCCGAACCACACGCCCACCGCGACGCCGTCGAACCACACGTAGTCCGGCGGCATCGGCGCCCAGCCGACGTAGGCCCAGCCCGGATCGGCGACCCGCCAGGTGACCCAGGCGTGGGCGTATTGGCGGCCCGGCACCCAGGCCCAGCCCACGCCCGCGATCCACACCCAGCGCCCGTAGTGGAAGACGACCCAACCCCAAGGGTAGTCGCTGACCCAGATCCAGCCGCCGTCGCTGGCGACGGCCCAGTGCCCGGAGGTGACGTAGGGCGCGAAGTCCGGGCCGACCACGCTGCGGTGCGGGAGCCAGACCCGCCCGTAGGTGGGGTCGTCGCGCCAAGCACCGTGGGGCGCGAGCTCGGCGTTGAAGTCGGTGAGCGCAGCCGGATCGCGATCGTCGTACGGGACCAGCTCGTCGCCAGCGGGGTCGTCATCGGGTGCGTCGTCCCACTGCGCCCCC contains:
- a CDS encoding glycosyltransferase family 39 protein; this encodes MAFVERLRAVLAREATATGLVAVLFAPVCWMVLLERWAAAGQASFPGHADSSFYFSLAKNLANGRGPVIDYIWHFWAPHTDLTHFGPDYWMPLPSLLIAAVMKLSAPSVVVAARCAVVASVALAALVWVFARTSSLPRWAALLACAAVFLALPVGHFSVRADPSLYYAVFVLGALTLGIRARDSGDLRLLFGAGLVAGAAHLSRNDGVLVIVSLAVAQLCWSPPSQFLRRLGVLCAGYALLLAPWLLLSFTRTGRLMPAHGALPFLVDYEDLFALPPGPSFSDLARAGLWDALLLRQRASLDRSLDVVKEALGVPLLALALGVGMLLGAKVAGRAPESSLLGQLRRTRWLLPSLYVLGVCFLHISITPVASGSGAVSRTLPAVLALVVVAAISGAIAIRAGAGVTVAAAALLLVWPWHEQAKGMPLRDVRENNAVAERLAVLHGALDREARCFHRPVVVMTREPWQLTELTGYRSIQIPNADLDTILATAKRYGVTHLMPSFRRRALGDPRLLAAFAPVPGVAGLSRTTEPAHSCP
- a CDS encoding NAD-dependent succinate-semialdehyde dehydrogenase, yielding MTEFRSVDPSSGRLVLERPEASASEVDAALTRSAAAFRAWSEEPIATRAASLRRLGATLRARAERDGMLMAEEMGKPVAQGKAESEKCALACEHAAEHAAAWLAPEPVPTEARASYVRHDPVGPILAIMPWNFPFWQLFRFGASALAAGNTIVLKHAPNVPRCAEAIVAACAEADLPEGLILSLFARVDQLPGVIADDRIAAVTLTGSTRAGKTVAELAARALKPSVLELGGSDAFIVLADADLDQAAEVAARARLLNNGQSCIAAKRFIVERAVADDFVERFRSALAAHRVGDPRDPTTQVGPMARRDLRDELAGQVARSVAAGARVLLGAEAPARDGWWYPPTLLLGAGPGMAVWDEETFGPAAAVHVVEDARAAVRAANASPFGLGAAVWTADREQGARMAVELRCGAVFVNDLVRSDPRMPFGGTKQSGWGRELGREGMLELTDTKSVWIS